A window of the Ardenticatenales bacterium genome harbors these coding sequences:
- a CDS encoding glycosyltransferase family 1 protein: MRVFILTAGSRGDVQPYVALGKGLIAAGHAATLCTCSSFEPFITQHGIAYGYMNNDFIKLVDSEAGREAMEGGANAINLVKSMIKLMKESKSLNREMMKDAWIAAQEAEPDIIIFHPKALAGSHIAEKLRVPAILAVPVPVLVPTGEFPAVGFPDLKLGSGFNKLSYAILHRGYHNYDDVVNEFRQDVLGLGKYPKSTTPMQMADGSPIPVLHAYSEHVWSRPHDWPETAHVTGYWFLDRTEEWKPPKRLEIFLEAGEPPVYVGFGSMAGRDPERIANMVVKALQRARLRGIMATGWGGLSAIDLPATIYQIEKVPHDWLFPRVGAVVHHGGAGTTAAGLRAGKPSVICPFIIDQPLWGASVHSLGAGPKPIPQKKLTVDNLTQALEEATSNPSIRERAEQVGRKISSENGIASAITLIENFAKNARASSV; encoded by the coding sequence ATGAGAGTTTTTATTCTAACGGCTGGTTCGCGGGGTGATGTCCAACCTTACGTGGCCTTGGGCAAAGGACTCATAGCGGCAGGGCACGCTGCTACGTTGTGTACTTGTTCCAGTTTCGAGCCGTTTATCACCCAACATGGCATCGCCTATGGGTACATGAATAACGACTTCATCAAGCTCGTTGATTCAGAAGCGGGACGAGAAGCCATGGAAGGCGGGGCCAATGCCATCAATTTAGTCAAGTCCATGATTAAATTGATGAAAGAGTCCAAATCCCTGAACCGAGAGATGATGAAAGATGCCTGGATCGCCGCGCAGGAGGCGGAACCGGACATCATCATTTTCCACCCAAAAGCCCTGGCAGGTTCGCATATCGCGGAGAAATTGCGTGTTCCTGCCATCCTGGCGGTTCCCGTGCCTGTTCTTGTGCCGACGGGAGAATTTCCGGCAGTGGGCTTCCCCGATCTGAAACTGGGAAGCGGGTTTAATAAGCTGTCATATGCGATATTGCACAGGGGATATCACAATTATGACGATGTCGTAAACGAATTTCGGCAGGACGTTTTGGGCCTGGGCAAATATCCAAAATCAACAACACCGATGCAAATGGCCGACGGCAGTCCGATACCAGTTCTTCACGCATATAGTGAACACGTTTGGTCGCGGCCACATGACTGGCCGGAAACAGCCCATGTAACCGGCTACTGGTTTTTAGACCGGACAGAGGAGTGGAAACCACCAAAAAGGTTGGAGATCTTCCTTGAAGCGGGGGAACCGCCGGTTTATGTTGGTTTTGGCAGCATGGCCGGACGCGACCCGGAACGGATAGCGAATATGGTTGTGAAGGCTTTGCAAAGAGCCAGGCTGCGCGGCATTATGGCTACGGGGTGGGGTGGATTGTCGGCGATTGATTTGCCGGCAACAATCTACCAGATTGAGAAAGTTCCCCACGACTGGCTGTTTCCCAGAGTTGGCGCAGTCGTGCATCACGGTGGCGCGGGAACGACGGCGGCGGGACTAAGGGCAGGAAAACCATCGGTCATTTGCCCATTCATTATCGACCAGCCGCTATGGGGGGCAAGCGTGCATTCGCTTGGTGCTGGTCCCAAACCCATCCCGCAAAAAAAGCTAACCGTTGATAATCTGACACAAGCCCTTGAGGAAGCGACATCCAATCCTTCCATTCGAGAAAGAGCCGAACAGGTTGGCAGGAAAATCAGCAGTGAAAATGGGATTGCGAGCGCCATCACTCTTATTGAGAACTTCGCCAAGAATGCGCGGGCATCAAGCGTCTGA
- a CDS encoding type I restriction endonuclease subunit R yields the protein MDISEKGFEDQIEAYLRDVHGYRSHDGRKTAGRYDVANCLDVDLLLEFLTATQPAAWQQLLDQHGTALRQKFLDRLTKQRKRHGTLHLLRNGIKDYGVYFDLAYFRPATTLNPEHQANYGKNIFSVMRQVQYSAKNNNSIDMVLFLNGLPIATLELKNKLTGQNAINAIVQYQKDRDPRGEPLLAFKRCLVHFAVDGDEVYMTTHLRGAATYFLPFNQGRDGAAGNPINPHGYASSYLWAEIFAPDNLLELLAHFIHLETDLDSQREKLIFPRYHQRDAVRQLIAHARTHGPGHNYLIQHSAGSGKSNSIAWLAHRLSSLHDDANRRVFDSVIVITDRRILDRQLRDTILQFERQTGIVQAIDQHSSQLAEALESGSPIIVTTLQKFPFVVDKVGQLAGRRFAIIADEAHSSQTGETSKSLKQVLGDNHLPGSSEASGKVVEDGEDLINTSMAARGQQPNLSFFAFTATPKQKTLELFGVKRSDGSYHPSHLYSMRQAIEEGFILDVLANYTTHQTFFNLLKTIEDDPRYPKSKAIGQMKRFVGLHEFTIARKTAIMVDHFWHTTRHRIPTPKGVGQAKAMVVTSSRLHAIRYKLAFDKYIKQQGYPLKALVAFSGEVEDGGKKYTEAGMNGFPDTQTAGAFDKPDCHFLIVAEKFQTGFDQPLLHTMYVDKVLSGVNAVQTLSRLNRTHPAKTETMVLDFVNEAEHIRQSFQPYYEATLLSEGSDPNKLYDIYDELGDFNLYTDDEVRQVAELFLTQGEKAAKLQPLLKTVVTRFTYLPGAEQKDHFRSLLQGYIRLYAFLSQVMPFQDADLERLYLFARLLNRMLPRGRNQLPLSVQENIDLESYRIQQTHSGPLALEQQNGGVLDPLSEHPVGGEDEEIKEPLSQILAELNERFGTEFDDGDKVFFAELSTRLANHESIQHSARVNSKEHVRLLFESLFPGVLQTMIESNFDLYKRITDSAEFRQTVIAMLFEEVYPHLPGSYQLPGRSVLAAAGRGDETGEEGEGGG from the coding sequence ATGGACATCAGCGAAAAAGGGTTCGAAGACCAGATAGAAGCATACTTGCGTGACGTACACGGCTACCGCAGCCACGACGGGCGCAAAACAGCCGGGCGTTACGACGTCGCCAACTGCCTGGACGTTGACCTGCTGCTGGAATTCCTCACCGCCACCCAGCCCGCCGCCTGGCAGCAGTTGCTCGACCAGCACGGCACTGCCCTCCGCCAAAAATTCCTCGACCGCCTGACCAAACAACGCAAACGACACGGAACCCTCCACCTGCTGCGCAACGGCATCAAGGATTACGGCGTCTACTTCGACCTGGCCTACTTCCGGCCGGCCACCACCCTCAACCCGGAACACCAGGCCAACTACGGCAAGAACATCTTCTCCGTCATGCGCCAGGTGCAGTACAGCGCCAAAAACAACAATAGCATTGACATGGTTCTCTTCCTCAATGGCCTGCCCATCGCCACCCTTGAGCTAAAAAACAAGCTCACCGGCCAAAACGCCATCAACGCCATTGTCCAATACCAGAAAGACCGCGACCCGCGTGGCGAACCGCTGCTGGCTTTCAAACGCTGCCTGGTGCATTTTGCTGTAGACGGGGACGAGGTGTACATGACCACCCACCTGCGCGGCGCGGCTACCTACTTTTTGCCTTTCAACCAGGGGCGGGACGGGGCTGCCGGCAATCCGATCAACCCACACGGCTACGCCAGCAGCTATTTGTGGGCGGAGATTTTCGCCCCTGATAACTTGTTGGAACTGCTGGCCCATTTCATCCATCTGGAAACAGACCTGGACAGCCAGCGGGAAAAGCTAATCTTCCCCCGCTACCACCAGCGGGACGCGGTGCGCCAGCTGATTGCCCACGCCCGCACGCATGGCCCTGGTCATAACTATTTGATTCAGCACAGTGCCGGCAGCGGCAAATCCAACTCCATCGCCTGGCTCGCCCACCGCCTGTCGTCCCTGCACGATGATGCTAACCGGCGCGTTTTCGACTCCGTCATCGTCATCACCGACCGCCGCATCCTGGACCGTCAGCTACGCGACACCATCCTCCAGTTCGAGAGACAAACCGGCATCGTCCAGGCCATTGACCAGCACAGCAGCCAGCTTGCGGAAGCCCTGGAAAGCGGCAGCCCCATCATCGTCACCACCCTGCAAAAATTTCCCTTTGTCGTGGACAAGGTCGGCCAACTGGCCGGGCGGCGATTCGCCATCATCGCCGACGAAGCCCACTCCTCCCAGACCGGCGAAACTAGCAAGAGTTTGAAGCAGGTGTTGGGGGACAACCACCTTCCCGGAAGCTCCGAAGCTTCCGGGAAGGTGGTCGAGGACGGCGAAGACCTGATCAACACCAGCATGGCCGCCCGCGGACAACAACCCAACCTCAGTTTCTTCGCCTTCACCGCCACCCCCAAGCAAAAGACGCTGGAACTGTTCGGCGTGAAGCGGTCCGATGGCAGTTATCATCCCTCTCACCTCTACTCCATGCGCCAGGCCATTGAAGAAGGGTTTATCCTTGACGTACTGGCCAACTACACCACCCACCAGACCTTTTTCAACCTGCTCAAAACCATCGAAGACGACCCCCGCTACCCCAAAAGCAAAGCCATCGGCCAGATGAAACGCTTTGTCGGCCTGCATGAGTTCACCATCGCCCGCAAAACGGCCATCATGGTGGACCATTTCTGGCACACCACCCGCCACCGCATCCCCACCCCAAAGGGTGTTGGCCAGGCTAAGGCCATGGTGGTCACCAGCAGCCGGCTGCACGCCATCCGCTACAAGCTGGCCTTCGACAAATACATCAAGCAACAAGGCTACCCGCTCAAGGCCCTGGTCGCCTTCTCCGGCGAAGTTGAGGATGGGGGCAAGAAATATACCGAAGCCGGCATGAACGGCTTCCCCGACACGCAAACGGCAGGTGCGTTTGACAAACCGGATTGCCATTTCCTGATCGTGGCCGAGAAGTTCCAGACCGGCTTTGACCAGCCGCTGCTGCACACCATGTACGTGGACAAGGTACTCAGCGGGGTCAATGCCGTGCAAACCCTCAGCCGCCTCAACCGCACCCATCCGGCCAAGACGGAAACGATGGTGCTGGACTTTGTCAACGAAGCCGAGCATATCCGCCAATCGTTCCAGCCCTACTACGAAGCCACCCTGCTCAGCGAGGGCAGCGACCCCAACAAGCTGTATGACATCTACGACGAATTGGGCGACTTCAACCTGTATACCGATGATGAGGTGCGCCAGGTGGCCGAACTATTCCTCACCCAAGGGGAAAAAGCGGCCAAACTTCAGCCATTGCTGAAAACGGTGGTCACCCGCTTCACTTATTTGCCTGGTGCTGAACAGAAAGACCATTTCCGTTCGCTGCTGCAAGGGTATATCCGTCTCTATGCCTTCTTGTCCCAGGTGATGCCCTTCCAGGATGCCGACCTGGAGCGGCTCTATCTCTTCGCCCGCCTGTTGAATCGGATGCTGCCCCGCGGACGCAACCAGCTACCGCTGAGCGTCCAGGAAAATATTGACCTGGAAAGCTACCGCATTCAGCAGACCCACAGTGGCCCCCTTGCGCTGGAACAACAAAACGGTGGCGTCCTTGATCCCCTGTCCGAACATCCGGTGGGTGGAGAGGATGAGGAGATCAAAGAGCCGCTCAGCCAGATTTTGGCTGAACTCAACGAGCGTTTTGGCACAGAATTTGACGATGGAGACAAAGTCTTTTTTGCAGAGTTGTCTACCCGGCTAGCCAATCATGAAAGCATCCAGCACAGTGCCAGGGTGAACAGCAAGGAGCATGTGCGCCTGCTGTTTGAGTCGTTGTTTCCCGGCGTGCTGCAAACGATGATTGAGTCGAATTTCGATCTTTACAAACGGATCACGGATTCAGCCGAGTTTCGCCAGACGGTGATTGCTATGTTGTTTGAAGAGGTGTATCCACACCTTCCCGGAAGCTACCAGCTTCCGGGAAGGTCGGTGTTAGCGGCGGCGGGACGCGGCGACGAGACCGGCGAGGAAGGCGAGGGCGGCGGGTAG
- a CDS encoding SAM-dependent DNA methyltransferase, whose translation MHNFTQKANLIWEIADLLRGDYKPREYVDVILPLTVLYRLDLAIAPTRQQVRQAYQKYYGKLDDLRHLLAGKAGGPVYNTSQFDWHTLLQAPDDIGQNLLHYLNGYSPEVQDIIEKFDFRRQISRLQAAKLIYPVLQAFLKVDLHPDTVSTLEMGYIFEELIRRFSEQYNETAGEHFTPREIIRLMVELIFSKDDEVLHVPGKIRTVFDPACGTGGMLTEAKNYILERNPAATVILFGQELNPNAYAVAKSDMLLKGEEPDNIVYGNSFSEDGHKGRRFNLMLSNPPFGVSWKKVEWVIKQEYEQLGHDGRFGAGTPRINDGALLFLQHMLSKMDADEGSRIAIIFNGSPLFTGDAGSGESEIRRWIIENDWLEGIIALPDQLFYNTGINTYIWVLTNRKSQRRRGKIQLVNGAEFYQKMRKSLGSKRHEISLAQIGELASIYRAFADGEHSRVYPNHFFGYRKVRIDRPLRLSFAFTPERIARLEEQSAFQQLARSRKKDPQARAAEEEAGREQQAAIRQLLTTLPQSTYSDRAAFSRDLKRLAKQQGVKLTQTLLKAIVGAVGERDSGAAVCFVDDSKKKGPEADGELRDYESVPLPEQAQSADYTPGDSWLDERVPLTEDVWDYFKREVRPHVPDAFIDTTWTDERDGQVGRVGYEISFTRYFYKYQPPRPLGEIEADIKELEMEIVTLLGEVTGKVAL comes from the coding sequence ATGCACAACTTCACTCAAAAAGCTAACCTCATCTGGGAGATTGCCGACCTGCTGCGCGGTGACTACAAACCCCGCGAATACGTTGACGTTATCCTGCCCCTGACCGTCCTCTACCGGCTCGATCTGGCCATTGCCCCCACCCGGCAGCAAGTGCGGCAAGCGTACCAGAAATATTATGGCAAACTCGACGACCTGCGCCATCTGTTGGCCGGCAAGGCCGGCGGGCCAGTCTACAACACCTCCCAATTCGACTGGCACACCCTGTTGCAGGCCCCCGACGACATCGGCCAGAACCTGCTCCATTACCTCAACGGCTACAGCCCGGAAGTCCAGGACATCATCGAAAAGTTCGACTTCCGCCGCCAGATCAGCCGGCTGCAAGCGGCGAAGCTGATCTACCCGGTGCTGCAAGCGTTCCTCAAGGTAGACCTGCACCCGGACACCGTCTCCACCCTGGAGATGGGCTACATCTTCGAAGAGCTGATCCGCCGCTTCAGCGAGCAGTACAACGAAACGGCCGGCGAACATTTCACCCCCCGCGAAATCATCCGCCTGATGGTGGAATTGATCTTCAGCAAGGATGACGAGGTGCTGCACGTGCCCGGCAAAATCCGTACCGTTTTCGACCCTGCCTGCGGCACAGGGGGGATGTTGACCGAGGCCAAAAATTACATTTTGGAGCGCAATCCCGCCGCCACCGTCATCCTCTTTGGCCAGGAGTTGAACCCCAATGCCTACGCCGTGGCCAAGTCGGATATGCTGCTCAAGGGGGAAGAGCCGGACAACATCGTCTACGGCAACAGCTTCAGCGAAGATGGGCATAAAGGCCGCCGCTTCAACCTCATGCTGTCCAATCCCCCGTTTGGCGTCTCCTGGAAGAAGGTGGAGTGGGTGATCAAGCAGGAGTATGAGCAGTTGGGCCACGATGGCCGCTTTGGGGCCGGCACGCCGCGCATCAACGACGGCGCTCTGCTCTTTTTGCAGCACATGCTCAGCAAGATGGACGCCGATGAGGGCAGCCGCATCGCCATTATCTTCAACGGTTCGCCGCTGTTTACGGGAGATGCCGGCAGCGGCGAAAGCGAAATCCGCCGTTGGATCATCGAAAACGACTGGCTGGAAGGGATCATCGCCCTGCCCGACCAGCTTTTCTACAACACCGGCATCAACACCTACATCTGGGTGCTGACCAACCGCAAAAGCCAGCGCCGCCGGGGCAAAATCCAGTTGGTCAATGGAGCCGAGTTCTACCAGAAGATGCGCAAAAGCCTGGGCAGCAAGCGGCACGAAATCAGCCTGGCCCAGATTGGCGAATTGGCATCCATTTACCGGGCGTTTGCCGATGGGGAACACAGCCGGGTCTACCCCAACCATTTCTTTGGCTACCGCAAGGTGCGCATTGACCGCCCGCTGCGGCTCAGCTTTGCCTTTACCCCGGAGCGCATCGCCCGGCTGGAGGAGCAGAGCGCCTTCCAGCAGTTGGCCCGGAGCCGCAAGAAAGACCCCCAGGCGCGGGCCGCCGAAGAAGAGGCCGGGCGGGAACAGCAGGCCGCCATCCGCCAGCTTTTGACCACACTGCCCCAGTCCACCTACAGCGATCGGGCCGCCTTCAGCCGCGACTTGAAGCGGCTGGCCAAACAGCAGGGCGTGAAGTTGACCCAAACCTTGCTCAAGGCCATTGTCGGGGCGGTGGGGGAGCGGGATTCGGGGGCGGCTGTCTGTTTTGTGGACGACAGCAAAAAGAAGGGGCCGGAGGCGGACGGCGAATTGCGCGATTATGAAAGCGTGCCCCTGCCGGAGCAGGCCCAGTCCGCCGACTACACCCCCGGCGATTCCTGGCTGGATGAGCGCGTGCCGCTGACGGAGGATGTGTGGGATTACTTCAAGCGCGAGGTGCGCCCCCATGTGCCCGACGCCTTCATTGACACCACCTGGACGGATGAACGGGATGGTCAGGTGGGGCGGGTGGGGTATGAGATCAGCTTTACCCGCTACTTCTACAAATACCAGCCGCCGCGTCCGCTTGGAGAGATTGAAGCTGACATTAAAGAGTTAGAGATGGAAATCGTTACTCTTCTTGGCGAGGTTACAGGAAAGGTAGCTCTATGA
- a CDS encoding restriction endonuclease subunit S yields MMLQRRADLQRTGNPWLTKLPKDWQLLRLKFLCEINPGKSEIASMKLDTSVSFLPMELIGDDGTLTLTETRELGQVYAGFTYFREGDVVVAKITPCFENGKGAICKGLVNGIGFGTTELHVLRPKSFLDNRFLYYITHSELFRNTGTALMTGAAGQKRVPPSFLADFEIGVPSVEEQRAIADFLYEQTAKIDALIDKKRQLIALLQEKRTALISHAVTKGLDPTMPMKESGVAWLGEMPAHWTLLRLKYVSKIQSGLTLGRDLRNRETIRCPYLRVANVQDGYLDLDEITYVDILPHEVDRYRLQHGDVLMTEGGDFDKLGRGYVWDSQIDDMLHQNHVFAVRVDRHCIKPHYLAHLTASLHGKNYFTSTSQQTTNLATINQQKLNNFPIPLPPIKEQQEILNLIAVSSAYFKRLLTLTADAISKLEEYRTALISAAVTGQIDVRPHVAPAPSPTFPETLEFPGK; encoded by the coding sequence ATGATGCTCCAGCGACGAGCAGACTTGCAACGCACGGGCAATCCCTGGCTTACCAAGTTGCCGAAGGATTGGCAATTGCTTCGGCTCAAGTTTCTGTGTGAAATCAATCCAGGCAAGTCTGAGATAGCCAGCATGAAATTAGATACGAGCGTGTCGTTCTTGCCGATGGAACTTATCGGCGACGATGGTACGCTTACGCTGACGGAAACCCGCGAGTTGGGGCAAGTGTATGCTGGGTTCACATATTTCCGAGAAGGTGATGTTGTTGTTGCCAAAATAACTCCTTGCTTTGAGAACGGAAAAGGTGCGATTTGTAAAGGGCTTGTTAACGGCATTGGATTTGGGACAACAGAACTGCATGTTCTTCGCCCGAAATCATTCCTTGATAATCGTTTCCTGTACTACATTACCCATTCAGAACTTTTCCGGAACACTGGAACGGCGCTAATGACCGGAGCAGCAGGACAAAAGCGCGTCCCACCGAGTTTTTTGGCAGATTTTGAGATAGGGGTTCCATCGGTGGAAGAGCAGCGAGCCATAGCTGACTTTTTATATGAGCAAACGGCCAAAATTGATGCGCTGATAGACAAGAAGCGGCAGTTGATCGCTTTGTTGCAGGAAAAGCGCACCGCGCTGATCAGCCACGCCGTTACCAAAGGGCTGGACCCGACGATGCCGATGAAGGAGAGTGGGGTGGCGTGGTTGGGGGAAATGCCGGCACATTGGACACTTCTACGGTTGAAGTATGTTAGCAAAATTCAATCCGGGCTTACGCTCGGACGAGATTTACGTAACCGGGAAACCATTCGTTGTCCCTATTTGAGAGTGGCAAACGTTCAAGATGGGTACTTGGATTTGGATGAAATTACTTATGTTGATATATTGCCACACGAAGTTGACCGCTATCGTCTACAGCATGGTGATGTACTAATGACTGAGGGCGGTGACTTCGATAAATTAGGGCGGGGCTATGTCTGGGATAGTCAGATTGATGACATGCTGCACCAGAACCATGTCTTTGCAGTTCGAGTTGACCGCCATTGCATAAAACCGCACTATTTAGCGCACTTAACAGCCTCGTTGCATGGTAAGAACTATTTCACAAGCACTTCACAGCAAACTACCAATCTCGCAACCATCAACCAGCAGAAACTTAATAACTTTCCTATTCCATTGCCCCCAATCAAGGAGCAACAAGAGATTCTTAACCTCATAGCAGTTTCATCTGCCTATTTCAAGCGTCTTTTAACTCTAACTGCTGATGCTATTTCCAAGCTAGAAGAATACCGCACCGCCCTCATCTCCGCCGCCGTCACCGGCCAGATCGACGTCCGCCCCCATGTTGCGCCCGCCCCCTCCCCCACTTTCCCGGAAACTTTGGAGTTTCCGGGAAAGTGA
- a CDS encoding transposase — protein MPRRTTPFLNGHYYHIYNRGAGKHAIFKEQDNYLYILRQTKDCARLFNLTIIAYVLMPNHYHFLIRQDSDAPVSELPKRVFGGYSRAVNRRYGWSGTLFEGRFQAIHITEDAHLRHLCRYIHANPVLHGFVNTPETWPYSNYLEWIGKRPGTLVNHAFIQEYFPNRSDYIQFVRDLIEGRSPIPETLKFPG, from the coding sequence ATGCCTCGCAGAACCACTCCCTTCCTCAACGGCCATTACTACCATATCTACAACCGTGGCGCCGGCAAACATGCCATCTTCAAAGAACAAGACAATTACCTCTACATCCTCCGCCAAACCAAGGATTGTGCCCGCCTGTTCAACCTGACCATCATCGCCTACGTCCTGATGCCCAATCATTACCACTTCCTCATCAGGCAAGATAGTGACGCACCCGTCTCGGAACTACCCAAGCGCGTATTTGGTGGCTATTCACGGGCCGTCAATCGCCGCTATGGTTGGAGCGGGACCCTCTTTGAAGGTCGTTTCCAGGCAATCCACATCACCGAAGATGCCCACCTGCGCCATCTTTGCCGCTACATCCACGCCAACCCCGTGCTACATGGTTTCGTGAATACACCTGAAACGTGGCCTTACTCCAACTACCTGGAATGGATTGGCAAAAGACCGGGAACCCTGGTCAATCACGCCTTTATCCAGGAATATTTTCCAAACCGGAGTGATTACATTCAATTTGTCCGCGACCTGATTGAGGGTCGTTCCCCTATCCCGGAAACTCTAAAGTTTCCGGGATAG
- a CDS encoding methionine--tRNA ligase — protein MNNTIPWTITTAIPYVNARPHLGFALEIVLTDALARFQRLRGRDVWFLTGTDENSLKNVQAAAEEGIPTQALVDRNAAAFYDLREALNLSFDDFIRTSVDPRHLAGAARLWRACADHGDIYKQTYGGLYCVGCETFYTEKELWQGLCPEHLTAPEWVEEENYFFRLSRYEETLLALIESGQLRIEPNRRQNEVLNFIRQGLRDFSISRSVNRARGWGIPVPDDPTQVMYVWFDALGNYITALDYATESAHYRRRWLECPDRIHVIGKGIIRFHAVYWPAMLLSAGVPLPTTIFVHGYVNVDGQKIGKSLGNAIDPVALVNEYGVDSVRYYLLREIRAVDDGDFTPARFVQAHNGDLADRLGNLLNRVMRMIGRYEHGVIPAPDPAVRGEADARLIMTARQMPALIESAMSQFLPHDALGAIWGLVAAGNRYVDEMAPWVLAGRRRAGDAEAAALLSTTLYNLAEALRLIAYLCQPFLPHTAAAIAAQLNVSLEGAWAEATAWGGLPPGRSVQPGPVLFPKLPEA, from the coding sequence ATGAACAACACCATCCCCTGGACTATCACAACGGCAATTCCCTACGTCAACGCTCGCCCGCATCTTGGCTTTGCCCTGGAAATCGTGTTGACCGATGCCCTGGCCCGCTTTCAACGCCTGCGCGGGCGGGATGTCTGGTTTCTCACGGGCACGGACGAAAACAGTCTGAAAAACGTGCAGGCTGCCGCCGAGGAAGGTATTCCCACACAGGCGCTGGTGGACCGCAACGCGGCAGCTTTCTACGATTTGCGAGAGGCGCTAAACCTCTCTTTTGACGACTTCATCCGCACCAGCGTGGACCCGCGCCACCTGGCGGGCGCGGCCCGTTTGTGGCGTGCCTGCGCCGATCATGGCGACATCTACAAGCAGACCTACGGCGGCCTTTACTGCGTGGGCTGCGAGACGTTTTACACGGAAAAGGAACTGTGGCAGGGGCTTTGCCCGGAGCATCTCACCGCGCCGGAGTGGGTGGAGGAGGAAAACTACTTTTTTCGCCTTTCCCGCTATGAGGAAACGCTGCTGGCGCTGATCGAATCGGGCCAACTGCGAATTGAGCCGAACCGCCGTCAAAATGAGGTGCTCAACTTTATTCGCCAGGGTCTGCGGGATTTTAGCATTTCCCGTAGCGTCAACCGCGCCCGCGGTTGGGGCATCCCGGTTCCTGACGATCCCACGCAGGTGATGTACGTCTGGTTTGACGCCCTGGGCAATTACATCACCGCCCTGGATTATGCCACGGAAAGCGCCCACTATCGTCGCCGTTGGTTGGAGTGCCCTGACCGCATTCACGTCATTGGCAAGGGGATCATTCGCTTTCACGCGGTGTACTGGCCGGCGATGCTGCTCAGCGCGGGCGTGCCGTTGCCTACGACGATTTTCGTGCATGGTTACGTGAACGTGGATGGTCAGAAGATCGGCAAAAGCCTGGGCAATGCCATTGATCCGGTAGCTTTGGTAAACGAGTATGGCGTGGATAGTGTGCGCTACTACCTGCTGCGAGAGATTCGGGCGGTGGATGATGGGGATTTTACGCCGGCGCGCTTCGTCCAGGCGCATAATGGGGACCTGGCGGATCGGCTGGGCAACCTGCTGAATCGGGTGATGCGCATGATAGGACGGTATGAGCATGGGGTGATTCCCGCGCCCGACCCGGCGGTGCGGGGGGAGGCGGATGCACGCCTGATCATGACGGCCCGGCAGATGCCGGCACTAATTGAATCAGCCATGTCGCAATTCCTGCCGCACGATGCCCTGGGCGCGATTTGGGGCTTGGTGGCGGCGGGAAACCGGTACGTGGATGAGATGGCGCCGTGGGTGTTGGCGGGACGACGCCGGGCAGGGGACGCGGAAGCCGCCGCCCTTCTGTCCACCACCCTCTACAATCTTGCGGAAGCGCTGCGCCTGATAGCGTATCTTTGCCAGCCCTTTCTCCCGCACACCGCCGCCGCCATCGCCGCGCAGCTTAACGTCTCCCTGGAAGGCGCATGGGCAGAGGCGACCGCCTGGGGTGGTTTGCCGCCGGGTCGCTCCGTGCAACCCGGTCCGGTATTGTTTCCCAAGCTGCCCGAGGCGTAA
- a CDS encoding GNAT family N-acetyltransferase encodes MDARLPILQPIRQEQIAEAKRLIVTVARNIYRWPASVDEMLRHFAARGELSDMDDIQANYLDQGGLFLAVMHDGRLIGTGALRRLDADTAELKRLWLLEAYHGQGIGFRLMQELLTFARASGYARIVLQTDYEQTRAIRFYTRLGFMPIPPYREDAGDVYMALPLPGR; translated from the coding sequence ATGGATGCAAGACTGCCGATCCTCCAGCCTATTCGCCAGGAGCAGATCGCCGAAGCCAAACGGCTCATTGTCACGGTGGCGCGCAACATCTACCGCTGGCCCGCGTCCGTGGACGAGATGCTGCGCCATTTTGCCGCGCGCGGCGAACTGAGCGACATGGACGACATCCAGGCGAACTATCTCGACCAGGGCGGGCTGTTCCTGGCGGTCATGCACGACGGGCGGCTGATTGGCACAGGCGCGCTGCGGCGGTTGGATGCGGACACGGCGGAACTGAAGCGGCTGTGGCTGCTGGAAGCGTACCACGGCCAGGGCATCGGCTTTCGCCTGATGCAAGAACTGCTGACCTTTGCCCGCGCATCCGGCTATGCGCGTATCGTGTTGCAAACCGATTATGAGCAAACACGCGCCATCCGCTTTTACACCCGCCTCGGATTCATGCCGATCCCGCCCTACCGCGAGGATGCCGGGGATGTGTACATGGCGCTGCCCCTTCCAGGACGTTGA